The Litorilinea aerophila region GGCGGCAGGTTCTCCAGACGATAGCCGGCGGCCTGCATCCGGGCGAAGAGGCGCATGAGGGACGCCGGGGCATCCAGCCCCACCGCGTTGCCGATGCGGTCGGCCTTGCCGGGGGAATTGGTGAGGACGAAGGCGACCCGCTTTTGGGCATTGGGCTTGCGGCGCAGGGTGGCCAGGCGGAGGGCCAGCCGAGCCACCGCCTGCACCCGGTCCGGGACGACGCGGTACTTGAGCCGGACGCCCGCGCCATCGTCCGGCTGCTGGGGGTCCCGGTTGGCTTTGAAACTCACCGGCACGGTAATGATGCGCCCGTCGAATTCAGGCATGGCCACGTTCATGGCCCCATCCAGGGGCTGCAGGCCCCGCAGGCTGAGGCGCCACTCCTCCTCGTCCATGCCGCTGGTGATGGCCTGGAGGATGGGGACGTCCAGGGCCTGGAGCGCGTCCACATTCCAACCGGGCGCCGGAACTCCGCCGTCGTCCAGGCCGCCCATGGCAAAGGAGATGGTGCAGATCACCGCGTCCACCCGCCGTTGGCCCTCTTCGTCGTAGAAGAAGTCGAAGGCCGCAGGCCGGGGTCGGTCGCTGCCGTGGGCGGCCGGGGACTGCTCCTTGAGGGTGGTGGTGAAGACAGGCAGGGGGAAACCGCCTGCTTCTTCCACCGCGGCGGCCAGGGCATCGACGAAGTCGGTGTTGCCGCTCAGGTAGTGGCTGCGGTAGAAGAGGATGCCCACCACAGGCCTGTCGTCGGGTGGTTCGGCCCGGATGCCGGGCGGGCGGTAGATGCCGTGACGGGGCTGCTCCACGGGCAACTCGTAGCCCCAGCCGCCGGCCAGCAGATGGTCGGCCAGGAAGTGGAGCATCTGACGCAGGTTGTCCACGCCGCCGAACTGGAGGTATCGGTAGACATCGTGAACCACCGGCGCGGGCACGGTGCTGTAGGCCAGGGATTCGGGGTCCAGCCCTTCCGTGCCCGGCACGCAGATCAGGTCTATGTGCCGTTGACGGGCGGCTTCGGCCAGGAGGTCGAAGCCGTGACGAAAGCCCGAGCGCCCGCCGTGGGTTCGCATAACCACCACCTGGACGTCGTCCAGGCCGGTGCGGATTAGCTCCTGGACATGGGCCTCGGTGGGGAGGCTCAGCAGGTTGAGGCCGGTCACCGGCGGGAAGTCGGCCGGCAGATCGGCTGTGGCCCGTTCCAGGGCCAGCAGGTCCGTATCCGCGTGGGTCAACAGCAGGATGCGGGAGCGCAGCAGCGCATCCACCGACTGGCCGGGATCCACAGGTTCCACAGACAAAGCCGTCTCTGCCTCCTCTGTGGATCTGCCATCCCCGGTGGAGACGCTTCCGGTCCAGCCGAAGCCGTTGAAGGCATGCTTCACCAGCCCGGGCGGCGGCGGCAGGTAGCGGTCCGCGGCCAGCATGGTGTCGATGTAGTCGAAGATGGCCAGGATGAGCCGCTCGTCGTTGATGGAGTGAAACCAGATGGGGTGGCCGTCGAAGAGGAGCAGGGCGACGTTGGCCAGGGCGCAGGGACCCAGGCAGCCGGCATGGTTGAGGTGCACCTTGTTGCGCAGCTTGCGCCGCTCCCACTCCCGATAGTAGAGGTCGTGGGGCACAGGTGCGAAGCCCCGTTCCGTGTGTCCACAGCAGCAGCCGTTTTCACAGACGAAGAGCTGCCCTCGCTGCCGGGGCACGTTGATGGGCTTGCCGTCCGGCCGGATGACGTAGTTTCGAGTCTTCTTTGCCATTGTTCACTCAATATTCAATCCCCGCCTGGGCCCGGATCCCTTGTTCGTGGAAGGGGTGTTTGATCTCCCGCATCTCGGTCACCAGGTCGGCGAAGTCGATGAGGTTCTGGGGCGCGTAGCGGCCGGTGATGATGAGATGCAACATGGGTGGCTTGTGGGCCTCCAGCCAGGCCAGCACCTCGTTGACGTCCAGCCAGCCGTAGTGGAGGGGATAGGTGAACTCGTCCAGGATCAGCAGGTCGTAGCCCCCGTGGAGGATGCGCTCCTGGGCCACGGCCCAGCCATGGCGCGCCCGGGCCTCGGTCTCGTCCATGTCGTCGCTGGTCCAGGTCCAGCCGTCGCCGGTGTTGATCCAGTCGATGCCGCCCATGCGTTCGGCCGCCTTGATCTCACCGAAGCGGGCATGCTCGTTCTTGAGGAACTGGATGACGCCGACCTTCATGTTGCGCCCCCAGGCCCGGGTCATGACGCCCAGCGCGGCCGTGGTCTTGCCCTTGCCGGTGCCCGTGTTGACGATCACCAGCCCCTTTTTCTTGCGGGCCCGGCGTACGGCCGCCCTCACCGCGGCGGCGGTGGCTTCCTGCTCGTCCGGCATCTCATTGGGTGCTTCATCCGGCGTCTCGGCAGACGTGGTGGGCTCGTCGGCCGCCTGGGCATCCTCTTCCAGCCGGGCCTCCAGCGGACCATCTCCCCGAACGTGCGGCGGGTAGGCTGGCTCCTGGCCCGGCGGGTAGAGGCGGTGGAAGATCCGATCCGCCACCGGCCGCCCCTCCAGGATATGCTCCCGGTAGATCCGTTCCAGGGTGGCCTCGTCCACGCTGTGGTACCAGATGCCCTCCGGGTAGACGACCACGATGGGACCTTTCTGGCAGACGCCCAGGCAGTCCACCAGGCTGCATTTCACCCGGTGGGGGTTGCGCAGCTTGTTGAGGCCGGACTGCCGGTTGAGCTCGGCCACCCGGCGCTGGAGCGCCTCGCCCAGTTCGGGCGCCGCGCAGTCGCCGTGGTTGCAGATCAATATGTGTCGTCCGTAGGCGCGCATGGAAGGCGCGGTGGGTTTGTCCATCATCTGGCTCCTTTCACCGTCAGCGGGATACCCGCCACCAACAGCAACACCGTCTCGGCCCGGCGGGCCACAGCCTGGTTGGCCCACCCCAACAAATCCCGGTAGGCCCGGCCCAGGGGATAGGGCGGCACCACCCCCATGCCCACTTCGTTGGAGACCACGAGGAAATGGGCATCTACCTGGTCCACGCAGCGGAGTAAGCCCTCCACCTCTTCGGCCACCGCTGTGCTGGCCGCCTGGACAAAGGGATCCTCAAAGGGGAGCAGCACATTGGCGACCAGCACCGTCAGGCAGTCTACCAGGATCACCGGTGGCGCAGGGCGGGCCAGGATGGCCGCGCCCACCTGGTGGGTGGCTTCCAGGGTCTGCCAGGCGGGGGGACGCTGGGCCCGGTGGCGGGCAATGCGCGCCTGCATCTCCTCATCGTGGGCCGCGGCGGTGGCCACATAGAGCACGTCATCCCCGGCCAGCCGCCGGGCCATCTCCTCGGCGTAGGCGGTCTTGCCGCTGCGCACACCGCCCAAAATCAACGTCAACGCTCCCATCCCACTCCCTCACCCAATCTTCAATCTTTTAATCTTCAACCCCGCCACCAACAATCCCACGCCCAACAGCGACGCCAGCCAGACCATCTTCACGGCCCGGGGGATCTCCGCCGGGGTGGGAGTGGGCTGCCCCTCGCCCAGGACGTAGTGGCCTTCCTTGGCCAGGGCTACCCCCAGGGCGCCGGCCATGGCGGCCATGGGGTGGCCAGCGTTGGGGCTGGCCGTGCAGCCGTGATCCCGCCGCCAGACCCGCCAGGCCCGCCGGGGATTCTCCCCAGCCAGCCACGCGGCCAGGACCAACAGCCCGGCGGTCAGGCGGGCCGGCACCAGGTTGGCCAGGTCGTCCAGGCGGGCCGGGGCCTTACCCAGCCACTCCCGGGCTGGATCCCGGTAGCCCAGCATGGCGTCCCCGGTGTTCACGAAGCGGTAGGCCATGGCCGCCGGTAAGCCCCCCAGCCCGTAGTAGAAGAGGGGCGCCAGAACGCCGTCGGAGCAGTTTTCGGCCAGGGACTCGATGGTCGCGGCTGCCACCTGCCCGGCGTCCAGTGCCCGGGTGTCCCGGCTGACCAGGTGCCAGCCCAGCAGCCGGCGCGCCGTGGGCAGATCGCCGGCGGCCAGGGGCTCGTGGACGGCCCGGGCGGCCCCCATCAGCCCCCGCAGCGAAAAGGTGCTCTTGAGCAGGAGGGCCTGGAGCAACCAGCCCCAGGGGCGGGGCAGACGGGCGGCCAGCCATTCCGCGGCTCGGGCCAGGACGGCCACCGCGGCTCCGCCCCCCAGGGCAATCCCGGCGCCCATGAGCAGATACGCCAGGGGACTTCTGCCGGATCCCTGGGCCCGGCGCTGGGCTGCGGCAATGGCCTGCCCCATCCACGCCACCGGGTGCAGCCGGTTGGGCGGGTCGCCCAGGGCCAGGTCCAGCAGCAGGGCCAGGCCCGTCACCCAGGCCCGCTCCCCCGCCGGCCTCACCGTATCCCTCCGCTGCCGGCTGTGAACCAGAGCAGCACCGCTGTTTCCACCAGCACACAGGTCGCCCCGTAGAGGTCGCCGGTCAGGCCGCCGATGCGCGCCACGGCAAAGCGGCCTGCCAACCAGGTGACCAGCAGCGCCAGCACCAGCGCGCCCGCTCCCCACCAGCCGCCCACCCCGAGGCTGATCACCCCGGCCGTGACGCTGCCGAGGAAGAGCTCCCGGCGCCCGGCGTGATCTTTCATGGCCCGCCCCAGGCCCTGGGGGCGCACATAGGGGAAGTGGACCAGCGCCAGGCCCATGGCCCAACGTCCCAGCACCGCGGCCAACAGGAGGGGCGTGGTACGGATGGACAGGCTTTCCAGGGCGGCGAACATGGCCAGGAGCACCAACACCCCGCCGGCCACGGCAAACGCGCCCACCCGTTCGTCCCGTAGGATCTCCAGGCGCTGCTCGGGGGTCCAGCCGCCCAACAGCCCGTCGCAGGCGTCCAGCAGACCATCCAGATGCAGCGCGCCGGTCAGCAAGATCCAGGCCGCCAGCAGGAGGGCTGCCGTGACCGCCGGCGGGAAGAGGCGAGTCAGTCCCCAATCCAGCAGGGCCAGGACTGCGCCCAGCAGCAGGCCCACCAGGGGGAAGAAGCCCACAGCGCGGCCCAGCTCCGGCGGGGTGAAGGGGCGGTGCAGGATGGCCGGCGCCCGGGTGAGGAACTGGAGCGCCACCGCCAGGGGCGCCAGCCATCCCACGGCTTTCTGAGCCATCAGGCCCGCTCCGAAACGCCGGCTTCGTCGAAGGTGGCCATCTCGGCCATGAGCTTGCACGCGGCCTCGGCCAGGGAGATGCCCAGCGCGGCGCCGGTGCCTTCGCCCAGGCGCATCTCCAGCTTGAGCAGGGGCTGCAGCCGCAGCCACTCCAGCATGATGCCGTGCCCCTGTTCCACCGAGTGGTGGGCCGCGATCAGGTAGGGGCGCACCTGGGGCGCCAGGGCCACGGCCACCATGGCCGCGGCAGTGGAGATGAAGCCGTCCACCATCACCGGGCGGCGGTGGCCTGCCGCGGCCAGCATGGCGCCGGCGATTCCGCCGATTTCGAAGCCACCCACCTTGGCCAGCACATCCAGGCCGTCCTCGGCAGAGGGGCGGTTCACGGCCAGGGCCCGGCGCACCACCTCCGCCTTGTGGGCCAGGCCGGCCTCGTCCAGCCCGGTGCCCCGCCCCACGATCTCCTGGGGTGGGCGGCCGGTGAACGCCGCGGCGATGGCGGCGGAGGGCGTGGTGTTGCCGATGCCCATGTCGCCCGTGGCCAGGATGTCCAGCCCCCGGGCCAGCTCCTGTTCCACCACCTGCGCACCGGCCAGGAGAGCCTGCACCGCCTGCTCCCGGCTCATGGCCGGGCCCTGGGCGATGTTGCCCGTGCCGGGCGCGACCTTAACCCGGACCAGGGCGCGTGCCAGGGGGTCCTGGTCGGGCAGCTCGGTGGCCACGCCCAGGTCGGCCACCACCACCCGGGCGTCCACGTGGCGGGCCAGCACGTTGATGGCCGCGCCACCCCGCAGGAAATTGGCCACCATCTGGGCGGTGACCGCCTGGGGATAGGCACTGACCCCCTCGGCCACCACGCCGTGATCGCCAGCCATCACCGCGATCACCTTGTGCTGGATGCGGGGCAACGCCTGGCCGGTGATGCCCGCCAGCTGCACGGCCAGCTCCTCCAGGCGGCCCAGGCTGCCCGGGGGTTTGGTGAGCCGGTTCTGGCGGGCGCGCGCCGCGGCCATGGCCGCCTCATCCAGCGGCGGAATTCGACGAATCAACTCCTCCAGATCCATGATTTCCTCTTTAACCCTCAATCTTCAATCTTCAACCTTCAATCAGCGCCTCAATCGCCTGCCAGTTCACCGCCGTCTCCACCGCATCGGCCAGCCGGTCGTACTCCTGCTCCCGCAGGCGCCGGGCCGTTGTGGCGGACGCCTCTTCCACGCCGGTGTGCTCCATGGACTCCGGTCCCGGCCAGCCCAGGCTGCGCAGCCACTCCCGGCGGAAAGATTCGTTCTCGAAGATGCCGTGGAGGTAGGTCCCCCACACCCGGCCATCCGGGCTGCGTGCGCCGTCGGGGATGGATACCGGCCGCCCGCTACGCCGGACCAGGGTGCCCAGGGGCTGGGCCTGGTGCAGGGTGGTCTCCCCGGCGTGGATCTCGTAGCCCTGGAGCAGCTGGCCATCTTCCAGGCGCAGCTCGGCCTGGTGGGTCTGTTTCACCGGGCAGAATTCGGTGGTCACGGGCAGCAGGCCCAGCCCCGGCGCCACGGTGCCGGCCGGCGCTTCGATGCCCAGGGGATCGGCCAGCGTTTGACCCAGCATCTGGTAGCCCCCGCAGATGCCCACCACCGTGGCTCCTTCCCGATGCGCGGTCAGGATGGCCTGGTCCAGCCCTCGTTCCCGCAGCCAGGCCAGGTCGGCCAGGGTGACCTTGGTGCCCGGCAGGATGATGGCGTGGGGCCGGCCCAGCCCGGCCGGGTGGCGGACGTAGCGCAGGTGGACTCCCGGCTCCGCGGCCAGTTCGTCAAACTCGTCGAAGTTGGCGATGTGGGGCAGGTGGATCACCGCGATCTCCACCCCAGGCGCAGCGGCGGCAGCAGGCTCGGGCTCCTCCAGGGCCACCGCGTCCTCATCCGGGATCTGGAGGTCCGGCAGGTAGGGGATGATGCCCAGGGTGGGCACACCGAAGGCCCGCTCCCGGAGCCGTTCTGTGGCGTCGCCCAGCAGGGCCGGATCGCCCCGGAACTTGTTGATGAGGAAGCCCCGGATCTGGGCCCGCTCGTGGGGCTCCAGCAGGAAGAGGGTGCCGGCCAGCGCGGCGAAGACGCCGCCCCGGTCGATGTCGCCCACCAGCAGGCAGGGGGCCTGGGCGTGGCGGGCCATGCGCAGATTGACGATGTCCCCCTGCTTCAGGTTGATCTCTGCCGGGCTGCCCGCGCCCTCCAGCACGATGACGTCGAAGCGGGCAGCCAGCCGGTCGTAGGCAGCCCGCACTTCGTCCCACAGCATGCGCTTGAGCTCGAACCAGTTGGCCGCTTCGATGTGGCCTACGGCCCGGCCGTTGAGCACGATCTGGCTGCGGCGGTTGCCCTCGGGCTTGAGCAGCACGGGATTCATGTCCGTGTGGGGTGGGATGCCCGCGGCCTCGGCCTGGACGATCTGGGCCCGGCCCATCTCGCCGCCCTCGGGCGTGACGCCCGCATTGTTGCTCATGTTTTGGGCCTTGAAGGGGGCCACCCGCACGCCCCGGCGGGCCAGGATGCGGCAGAAGGCCGTGGCCAGCAGGCTCTTGCCAGCGTTGGAGTGGGTGCCCAGCAGCATGATGGCACGGGCCATGGTCACCTCCCGTTCTCTTCTCCGGAGGGCGAGGCCTCCGGCTGCAGGCCCTTCACGGCCCGGAGCATGGCCATCACCGAGGTGCACACCTGCCTGTGCCCGGGAGCCCCCTGACCGCGGGTGACGATCCAGCGGGGGGACGAGGCGTCGCCGTCCACCGCCACGTGAATGGTGTCCGGCGCCTGGGCCGACCCGTTGCGCGCCACGCAGAAGCCTTCCCGCTCTAGCGCCCGGGCAGCCCACAGCGCGGGCAGCCCTTCGCCCTGCAGGCTGACCACGCCCGCGTTCTGGCGGCTGATGTGGAAGGAGCCGCTGTAGGGGTCGAAGGTCACGCCGTCGCTGCGAAAGGCAGCGGTAAACGCGCCATTCAGGACCAGATCCTCGGGGGCGCCCACCGCCAGGGGGCCTCCCATGGGCAGGAGCCACAGGCGATCCGCGCTGCGCAGGGCCAGGTCCAGGTCGTGGGTGGAGAGGAGGATGGCCCGGTTGGTGCGTCGAGCCAGCCCCCGGAGTACGCCCATGATCTCCACCCGACGGGGCAGGTCCAGGAAGGCGGTGGGTTCGTCCAGCAGGATGACTTCTGGCTCCTGGGCCAGGGCCCGGGCGATCATCACCTTTTGGCGCTCGCCGTCGCTGAGCTCGTGGACCGGACGATGGGCCAGGGCCGTCGCGCCTACTGCCTCCAGCGCCCACTGGACCGCCCGGTGATCCTCCCGGGTCAGGCGGCCCATCCAGTCGGTGTAGGGATAGCGCCCCAGGGCCACCAGGTCGTAGGCGTGCAGATGGCCCACGTCCACCCGGTCGGTCAGGACTACGCTCAGGCGCTGGGCCAGGGCCTGGGGTGGGAGGGTGTGAATGTCCACCCCCGCCAGCAGGACCCGGCCGGCCAGGGGTGGCTGCATGCCGGCCAGGGTGCGCATGAGGGTGGTCTTGCCCGCGCCGTTGGGCCCCAGCAGGCAGACCAGTTCACCCGGCTCCAGGGAGAGGTTGAGGTCCCGGGCCACCACCACCGGCGCGCGGCGTCCCCGTTCATAGCCGATGGTCAATCCGTTTGCCTGCAGTTTTCCAGCCATGTTTTTCCCGGCTCCTCAGGCGGCAAAGGTCTTGCCCAGGTTTCCCCGGCGCAGGATAACCCAGACCACCACCGGCGCCCCGATCAGGGCGGTGATGGCGTTGAGGGGCAGGGAGATCTGGCTGCCCGGCAGGTGGGCGATGAGGTCCGCGCCCAGGGCCAGCACCGCGCCCAGCAACGTGGTGGCCGGCAGCAGGATGCGGTGGTCCGAGGTGTTGAAGAGGCTGCGGCCCAGGTGGGGCACCGCGACACCCAGGAAGGTGATGGGGCCGCAGAAGGCGGTCACCACGCCGGCCAGGATGGAAGCACTGCCGATGATGAAGAGGCGGGCGCGGCCCACGGTGAGGCCCATGCTGCGGGCGTAGGTCTCACCCAGGAGCAGGGCGTTCAGGGGTTTGGCCCCGGCGTGGGCCACGGCCATGGCCAGCAGGAGGGACGGGGCCATCACCCGGAGCTGATCCCAGGTGACATCGCCGAAGGTGCCGAAGGTCCAGGTGATGTAGGCCTGGATGCGTTCGGCGATGCTGAAGTAGAGGAGCACGCTGACCAGGGCGCTGGTGGCGTAGCCGAACATGAGCCCCAGGAGGAGCAGGGTCATGGTGCTGTTCACCCGGCGGGCCACCAGCATGACCAGGAGCAGGACCAGCGCAGCGCCCAGGCTGGCGGCCACGGCCAGGCTGAACTCGCCCAGCAGCCCCAGGCCGGCCAGGAGGGTCACGCCGCCGCCGGCGCCTGCCCCCAGCACCACCAGGGCCACGCCCAGGCTGGCCCCCGAGCTGATGCCCAGGATGAAGGGGCCGGCCAGCGGGTTGCGGAAGAGGGTCTGCATCTGGAGGCCGGCGATGGCCAGGCTGGCGCCGGCCAGGCTGGCGGTGATGGCCTTGGGCAGGCGGAATTTGAGCACGATGTTGGCCCATGCCGCCCGCTCCGGCTCCGCGCCCAGCAGGATCTTCAGCACTTCACCCGGTGGGATGTAGACGGAGCCTACCCCGATGCTGAGCAGAAACATGACGACCAACAGGACTGACAGTCCCAGCAGCCCCAGGCGCCATCGGCTGGCCCGGGTCGCCACTTTTGTGGCCGGTGTGGGCTGGACCTGGTAGAGCGTTGTTTGTGCCATGGAAAAATCTCTCCCTGAAAGCTCGGGCGCCCCGCACTCTCTTTACACGTTGTTTTGAGCCACGTTCTAGGCCCCAGAGTCACAGATTGGTAGGTCCGGTCTCCTGGCCGGACATCCGCACCCAACGGGATGGGGACCCGTGTCACGCAGGGATGTGTGACCTACGGACCTGAGGATGCGCACTCCACGATGGGACACGGATGAACACGGCTTGGTAGGTCCGGTCTCCTGGCCGGACATCCGCACCCAACGGGACGGGAACCCATGTCACGCAGGGATGTGTGACCTACGGACCTGAGGATGCGCACTCCACGATGGGACACGGATGAACACGGCTTGGTAGGTCCGGTCTCCTGGCCGGACATCCGCACCCAACGGGACGGGAACCCATGTCACGCAGGGATGCGTGACCTACGGACCTGAGGATGCGCACCCCACGAGAGGGTCACCACCACGACGCGAAGTCGGCATCCTCTGTGGATTGGCTTGAATCTACGGCTCCACCTGCCGGAAGAAGG contains the following coding sequences:
- a CDS encoding cobyric acid synthase, which encodes MARAIMLLGTHSNAGKSLLATAFCRILARRGVRVAPFKAQNMSNNAGVTPEGGEMGRAQIVQAEAAGIPPHTDMNPVLLKPEGNRRSQIVLNGRAVGHIEAANWFELKRMLWDEVRAAYDRLAARFDVIVLEGAGSPAEINLKQGDIVNLRMARHAQAPCLLVGDIDRGGVFAALAGTLFLLEPHERAQIRGFLINKFRGDPALLGDATERLRERAFGVPTLGIIPYLPDLQIPDEDAVALEEPEPAAAAAPGVEIAVIHLPHIANFDEFDELAAEPGVHLRYVRHPAGLGRPHAIILPGTKVTLADLAWLRERGLDQAILTAHREGATVVGICGGYQMLGQTLADPLGIEAPAGTVAPGLGLLPVTTEFCPVKQTHQAELRLEDGQLLQGYEIHAGETTLHQAQPLGTLVRRSGRPVSIPDGARSPDGRVWGTYLHGIFENESFRREWLRSLGWPGPESMEHTGVEEASATTARRLREQEYDRLADAVETAVNWQAIEALIEG
- the cobS gene encoding adenosylcobinamide-GDP ribazoletransferase, with the translated sequence MAQKAVGWLAPLAVALQFLTRAPAILHRPFTPPELGRAVGFFPLVGLLLGAVLALLDWGLTRLFPPAVTAALLLAAWILLTGALHLDGLLDACDGLLGGWTPEQRLEILRDERVGAFAVAGGVLVLLAMFAALESLSIRTTPLLLAAVLGRWAMGLALVHFPYVRPQGLGRAMKDHAGRRELFLGSVTAGVISLGVGGWWGAGALVLALLVTWLAGRFAVARIGGLTGDLYGATCVLVETAVLLWFTAGSGGIR
- a CDS encoding ABC transporter ATP-binding protein; its protein translation is MAGKLQANGLTIGYERGRRAPVVVARDLNLSLEPGELVCLLGPNGAGKTTLMRTLAGMQPPLAGRVLLAGVDIHTLPPQALAQRLSVVLTDRVDVGHLHAYDLVALGRYPYTDWMGRLTREDHRAVQWALEAVGATALAHRPVHELSDGERQKVMIARALAQEPEVILLDEPTAFLDLPRRVEIMGVLRGLARRTNRAILLSTHDLDLALRSADRLWLLPMGGPLAVGAPEDLVLNGAFTAAFRSDGVTFDPYSGSFHISRQNAGVVSLQGEGLPALWAARALEREGFCVARNGSAQAPDTIHVAVDGDASSPRWIVTRGQGAPGHRQVCTSVMAMLRAVKGLQPEASPSGEENGR
- the cobO gene encoding cob(I)yrinic acid a,c-diamide adenosyltransferase, with product MDKPTAPSMRAYGRHILICNHGDCAAPELGEALQRRVAELNRQSGLNKLRNPHRVKCSLVDCLGVCQKGPIVVVYPEGIWYHSVDEATLERIYREHILEGRPVADRIFHRLYPPGQEPAYPPHVRGDGPLEARLEEDAQAADEPTTSAETPDEAPNEMPDEQEATAAAVRAAVRRARKKKGLVIVNTGTGKGKTTAALGVMTRAWGRNMKVGVIQFLKNEHARFGEIKAAERMGGIDWINTGDGWTWTSDDMDETEARARHGWAVAQERILHGGYDLLILDEFTYPLHYGWLDVNEVLAWLEAHKPPMLHLIITGRYAPQNLIDFADLVTEMREIKHPFHEQGIRAQAGIEY
- the cobT gene encoding nicotinate-nucleotide--dimethylbenzimidazole phosphoribosyltransferase produces the protein MDLEELIRRIPPLDEAAMAAARARQNRLTKPPGSLGRLEELAVQLAGITGQALPRIQHKVIAVMAGDHGVVAEGVSAYPQAVTAQMVANFLRGGAAINVLARHVDARVVVADLGVATELPDQDPLARALVRVKVAPGTGNIAQGPAMSREQAVQALLAGAQVVEQELARGLDILATGDMGIGNTTPSAAIAAAFTGRPPQEIVGRGTGLDEAGLAHKAEVVRRALAVNRPSAEDGLDVLAKVGGFEIGGIAGAMLAAAGHRRPVMVDGFISTAAAMVAVALAPQVRPYLIAAHHSVEQGHGIMLEWLRLQPLLKLEMRLGEGTGAALGISLAEAACKLMAEMATFDEAGVSERA
- the cbiB gene encoding adenosylcobinamide-phosphate synthase CbiB yields the protein MRPAGERAWVTGLALLLDLALGDPPNRLHPVAWMGQAIAAAQRRAQGSGRSPLAYLLMGAGIALGGGAAVAVLARAAEWLAARLPRPWGWLLQALLLKSTFSLRGLMGAARAVHEPLAAGDLPTARRLLGWHLVSRDTRALDAGQVAAATIESLAENCSDGVLAPLFYYGLGGLPAAMAYRFVNTGDAMLGYRDPAREWLGKAPARLDDLANLVPARLTAGLLVLAAWLAGENPRRAWRVWRRDHGCTASPNAGHPMAAMAGALGVALAKEGHYVLGEGQPTPTPAEIPRAVKMVWLASLLGVGLLVAGLKIKRLKIG
- a CDS encoding iron ABC transporter permease is translated as MAQTTLYQVQPTPATKVATRASRWRLGLLGLSVLLVVMFLLSIGVGSVYIPPGEVLKILLGAEPERAAWANIVLKFRLPKAITASLAGASLAIAGLQMQTLFRNPLAGPFILGISSGASLGVALVVLGAGAGGGVTLLAGLGLLGEFSLAVAASLGAALVLLLVMLVARRVNSTMTLLLLGLMFGYATSALVSVLLYFSIAERIQAYITWTFGTFGDVTWDQLRVMAPSLLLAMAVAHAGAKPLNALLLGETYARSMGLTVGRARLFIIGSASILAGVVTAFCGPITFLGVAVPHLGRSLFNTSDHRILLPATTLLGAVLALGADLIAHLPGSQISLPLNAITALIGAPVVVWVILRRGNLGKTFAA
- the cobU gene encoding bifunctional adenosylcobinamide kinase/adenosylcobinamide-phosphate guanylyltransferase, whose protein sequence is MGALTLILGGVRSGKTAYAEEMARRLAGDDVLYVATAAAHDEEMQARIARHRAQRPPAWQTLEATHQVGAAILARPAPPVILVDCLTVLVANVLLPFEDPFVQAASTAVAEEVEGLLRCVDQVDAHFLVVSNEVGMGVVPPYPLGRAYRDLLGWANQAVARRAETVLLLVAGIPLTVKGAR